The DNA sequence CCTAGTGCCGGTCAGCAGAGGAAGCCGCCCACGGCGGCGGCTTTTGCGTTAGTAGCAACTCTGCCTGCCACCCTGAGTTAACTCGTATGCGTCCCGTCTTCGTTTTTCTGCTCAGTCTGCTGCCGGTAGCGGCCAGCTTCGCCCAGCGCGGCGCGCCCCGGCCGCCCGACCCGAAAGTGGCCCAGGAGCTGCTGCAGCTGGAGCGGCGCTGGAACGAGGCCATCGTCCGCCGCGACACGGCCTTTATCAGCACGCTGCTGGCCCCGGATTTCCTGTACGTAGCCGCCGACGGCAGCGTGAATGACCGCAAAACCGTGCTGCTGGCCGTCAGCAACCCCAACTCCGTCGTCAACCCCTTCCAAACCGAGGACGTGCGGGTGCGGCAATACGGCAACAGCACGGTGATTCTGACCGGCTGGTTTCTGCAAACCGGCACCTGGCTGGGCCAGCCTTTCGCCGTGCGCCTGCGCTACACCGACGTGTACGTGAAGCGCAAGGGCCGCTGGCAGGCCGTGTCGGCCCAGGCCGCCGTGTTGCCCGCGCCGCGCAAATCCTGAGACGGGAGCTGCCGGGAATCCTGCGCCGGCTTCGTACTTTCGCGCCATGCAGCAGTACCTCGACCTCGTTAGCCACATCCTCAACCACGGCACCCCGAAAACCGACCGCACCGGCACCGGCACGCTCAGCATCTTCGGCCACCAGATGCGCTTCGACCTGCAGCAGGGCTTCCCGCTGGTCACCACCAAGAAGGTTCACCTGAAAAGCATTATCCACGAGCTGCTGTGGTTTTTGCGGGGCGATACCAACATCAAGTATCTGACCGACAACGGCGTACGGATCTGGGACGAGTGGGCCGACGAAAACGGCGACCTGGGCCCGGTCTACGGCAAGCAGTGGCGCAACTGGCCCCGGCCCGACGGCTCCCACATCGACCAGATTGCGGAAGTCGTGCGCCAGCTCACCACCTCGCCCGACTCGCGCCGCATCCTAGTGTCGGCCTGGAACGTGGCCGAGCTCGACCAGATGCACCTGATGCCCTGCCACGCGCTGTTCCAGTTCTACGTGGCCGACGGCCGGCTCAGCTGCCAGCTCTACCAGCGCTCCGCCGACGTCTTTCTGGGCGTGCCCTTCAACATTGCCAGCTACGCTCTGCTCACGCTGATGATGGCCCAGGTCACGGGCCTGCAACCCGGCGAATTCATCTGGACCGGCGGCGACACCCACCTGTATTCCAACCACCTGGAGCAGGCCCGCCTGCAGCTTACCCGCGCCCCACGGCCCTTGCCCCAGATGCGCCTCAACCCCGAGGTAAAAGACCTCTTCAGCTTCCAGTTCGACGATTTCAAGCTGGAAAACTACGACCCGCATCCCGCCATTAAAGCCCCGGTGGCAGTATAGCGCATGCTGGACTTTCTGGGAGAAATGGTCCTGCAAGGCCTGTTTTCCGCGCTGCTGCGGGTGCTGGCCTGGCTAATCAGGATGATATTCTACTGGCCGATACTTGGTGTCGGCTGGCTCTGCCTGTGGTGGCCGCAACGCGCGCAGGTCGGCGGGTTGGGCAAGATCTGGAAGCAGCATCCACTGGCCGCTATGCATCAGGCGGGTTGGCGCGCCACGGTAGTGGTCATGCAATATTCCATTGCCGTGCTGCTGCCGTTGCCGCTGGTGGCGCTACTCGTTTGGCTTGTAGTGTATTACGCTACCCGTTAAGTCCGGCACCGGCGCTAACATACTACTCCAAGTCAGGAATTTTGAAAGCAGTTATTTAGGCTTATAAAGTTGGATTTATTTCAAAACGATTATTCTGGAGAAACGGCGTGAAGTAAACTGCTGTGTTTATATAAATATTATAAAATGAGGTATTTGCCAAGATATGTTGCTCTGTAGGGGCGAGGTGCTTACTGTTAGGCTTTGGTTGATTTTAGCAAATTTCCAATAGAAAGGGAATTTTATGGCTCCGTTTTCGTTTGAAAATAATTCAACTGAATCCAAAAAGTACAAAAGGACGTAGATTGCACGGTAATCCGCGCCCCACCTATTGTACCTTATTGCCCATTACCGCTGTGTCCACCTTAGAATTGCCTTTGCTGCCTCGTAAGCACCGCGCCTGGATTGCGCTTTATGCCCTGGAAGGGTGTGAGCAGGATCGGGCGGAAATCCTGCGCACCAACGACGTCACGGAAGCCGACCTGGTCGAGTTTGAGGAAAGCTGGCTGCGGCTGCGCTGCCGCAACGTGGCTCCCAGCCGCTAAGCCCGTTTCTCCCAGTCGCGCAGTGCCGTCAGCGCCGGGTGCTCTACCTGAAAATGCTGCGTCCCCAGGGTTCGTATCGATCTG is a window from the Hymenobacter aquaticus genome containing:
- a CDS encoding nuclear transport factor 2 family protein — translated: MRPVFVFLLSLLPVAASFAQRGAPRPPDPKVAQELLQLERRWNEAIVRRDTAFISTLLAPDFLYVAADGSVNDRKTVLLAVSNPNSVVNPFQTEDVRVRQYGNSTVILTGWFLQTGTWLGQPFAVRLRYTDVYVKRKGRWQAVSAQAAVLPAPRKS
- a CDS encoding thymidylate synthase, whose product is MQQYLDLVSHILNHGTPKTDRTGTGTLSIFGHQMRFDLQQGFPLVTTKKVHLKSIIHELLWFLRGDTNIKYLTDNGVRIWDEWADENGDLGPVYGKQWRNWPRPDGSHIDQIAEVVRQLTTSPDSRRILVSAWNVAELDQMHLMPCHALFQFYVADGRLSCQLYQRSADVFLGVPFNIASYALLTLMMAQVTGLQPGEFIWTGGDTHLYSNHLEQARLQLTRAPRPLPQMRLNPEVKDLFSFQFDDFKLENYDPHPAIKAPVAV